One Cryptomeria japonica chromosome 9, Sugi_1.0, whole genome shotgun sequence genomic window carries:
- the LOC131048302 gene encoding uncharacterized protein LOC131048302 — MSCMAMQNIAKGKAMEVEEFKINGRGTPLWNVLRFAVVMLRKRIAVKKLQKMTVDLYMVISRGIKFGGLEKYESNGSCCMNNKKKAVGFMEYEFSCNSTPMVKRRASLLSYSGAKKHGGRWDQRFLMATMPCIAKEAESVINSTIPQFIQCGEDFLDSSRRTSSAPPYLSTRSELSEIDRQAEEFIASFYEEMRLQRQDSFLNYREMLNRGCD; from the coding sequence ATGTCTTGCATGGCCATGCAAAATATTGCAAAAGGAAAAGCCATGGAAGTTGAAGAATTCAAGATCAATGGTCGTGGGACTCCTCTGTGGAATGTTCTGAGATTTGCAGTTGTGATGCTCAGAAAAAGAATTGCAGTCAAAAAGCTCCAGAAAATGACTGTAGATCTGTATATGGTTATCAGCAGAGGGATCAAATTTGGTGGGCTTGAGAAATATGAGAGTAATGGCAGTTGTTGTATGAATAACAAAAAGAAGGCTGTGGGTTTCATGGAGTATGAGTTTTCTTGCAACAGCACTCCAATGGTGAAAAGAAGGGCATCTCTTTTGAGTTACAGTGGGGCAAAAAAGCATGGTGGTCGATGGGATCAGCGTTTTCTGATGGCCACCATGCCCTGTATTGCAAAAGAAGCAGAGTCTGTTATAAATTCCACCATACCCCAATTCATTCAGTGTGGAGAAGATTTTTTAGATTCATCTCGAAGAACATCTTCTGCTCCTCCCTATCTTTCAACCAGGTCTGAGTTATCAGAGATTGATAGACAGGCTGAGGAATTTATTGCTTCGTTTTATGAAGAGATGAGATTGCAGAGGCAGGATTCGTTTTTAAATTACAGAGAAATGTTGAACAGGGGATGTGATTGA